The region TCGACGAGATCTTCAGGCGTGCCGACCCCCATCAAATATCGCGGGCGCGCGGGATCGACGTAAGGCATCATAGCCTCTACGGTTTCGTACATCAGCTCGTTTTTCTCGCCCACGCTGAGCCCTCCGATCGCAAGCCCATCAAAGCTCATCTCGCACAGCGCTTCGGCGCAAAATTTACGCGCCTGCGGGTCAGTGCCGCCTTGGATGATACCGAAGATATTTTGATGCGCGTGCAGGCCGCGAGATTTCATAGCCTCGTGATAATCTATCGCCTCGCGAGCCCATTTTATCGTGCGCGCGACGCTTAGATCGATCCGCTTTTTAAGCCGCGATCTATCGTCTGCGCTAAGCGCGCCCGGCTCACGCGGCAGCTCCACCAAATCGTCCAAAATCATCATAATATCGGAATTCAGCTCATACTGCGTATCCAGCACCGAGCGCGGCGTGAAATAATGCGTGCTGCCGTCGATGTGGCTTTTAAATTTTATGCCGCCCTCGTCGTTTTTGGTGTTTGCGCGCAGGCTGAAAGCCTGAAAGCCGCCGCTGTCGGTCAAAAAGCTGCGAGGAAATTTCGTAAATCCGTGCAGCCCGCCGAAGCCCGCCACCACCCGCGAGCCCGGGCGCAGATACATGTGATAGGTGTTAGCAAGGATGATCTGCGCGCCTAAAAGCTGCGCTACGTCCGTCGCATCGAGCGCCTTGACCGCGCCCACGGTGCCGACCGGCATAAAAACGGGGGTGCGGATCGTGCTATGCGCCGTGCGGATCGTGCAGGCGCGCGCCGCGCCGTCCTCGGCGTCTATTTGAAAATCCATCTTGATCCTTTAAATTTAGCTTTTTGGCTTTTTTAGCCTCTTTTCGCGCGCTCGGCGCAAAATTTTAAAAAGCGATTGTAGCGAAATTTAAATTTGCGGCAGGTAAAGACGGGTGAAAAAATTTAAAGAATATTTGAGACGTTTGGGATTAAAATTTCGGTAGCTAGCGACCGACATAGCCGCTAAATGTAAAATTTACAAGCGGAAATATGAACGCATAATTTAAAAATACAAATATCACTTAAATTTACAAAGTGAGAGATTATTGACTATAAATTAGTCGCAAACGGCGCAGATTTGACCGCTTGCGACGTTTTATTCGGCGGCTGCGTCTAAAGAAATTTAGCGGCTTTAGAGTTTATCTTTGCGCTTTAAAGCTGCGACACGCTATGCCGTTAGGTGCTTTTGCGGGCGCGAGGCTTTCTTTTTAGGGGCGTGCTTTTTGCAGGAGCGCTTTTGCCGTCTGGCAGATTTTCCAAGGCTAAATTTACTACGGATCTCTTTCTGCCCCTGCTCTTTGCTTTTCTATTTTGCAAAAACTCGCTGTACGGCGAGCCGTAAAGGCTAGCGTGCCATATCGCGCATCCTAGCATCACTAGCCCGGAAATTTTATGTAGCTGCGACATGCGCGAGTTCATACTCAGCGCGGTTAGAGCTGTGATGCCCATACTTACTCCAAGCGTCACTTTAGCCGCTTTGCGCTGAAAATTTAGATCCAAAATTTTATCTTCAATGCTCAAATTTTACCCCTTTAATGGAATTTAGTAGTAGACCGATCGTCGTGCCATTATGCAGCAGCGCCGTAGCTACGGGACTTAGCGTGCCGAAGGTCGCCAAAAATAAAATGATCG is a window of uncultured Campylobacter sp. DNA encoding:
- the tgt gene encoding tRNA guanosine(34) transglycosylase Tgt; amino-acid sequence: MDFQIDAEDGAARACTIRTAHSTIRTPVFMPVGTVGAVKALDATDVAQLLGAQIILANTYHMYLRPGSRVVAGFGGLHGFTKFPRSFLTDSGGFQAFSLRANTKNDEGGIKFKSHIDGSTHYFTPRSVLDTQYELNSDIMMILDDLVELPREPGALSADDRSRLKKRIDLSVARTIKWAREAIDYHEAMKSRGLHAHQNIFGIIQGGTDPQARKFCAEALCEMSFDGLAIGGLSVGEKNELMYETVEAMMPYVDPARPRYLMGVGTPEDLVENVARGVDMFDCVMPTRNARNGTLFTSFGKISIKNAGFISDHDPIDPHCDCYTCKRFSRGYLNHLFRARELSFYRLASIHNLHYYLRLAADMREAIVHGRFAEFRREFYAARSRVRD